The Zeugodacus cucurbitae isolate PBARC_wt_2022May chromosome 4, idZeuCucr1.2, whole genome shotgun sequence genome includes the window TCGCCACGTGCTTGATCGCGTTCCTCCTTCACATTcgtcagctccacatcggttacGGTGAGCTGGTTGGAgagaaaattgtgtaaataaaatgtccaaaatataaaaagaagcgCGCTTACTTTCGACTCCAACTCCTGTATCAATTGATGACTGCGTTTGATTTCGTCCTCCTGCTCCAGCACAAGATTGCGCGTCTGATCAAGCATTTTTCTGAAGTTGCCGGCATCCAAATTGAGCAGCAAGCGCGTTAGCTCATCGGACATGGCGGACAGCATGCCGGGACGAAATTCAATAGCCTCAGTGTGACTGCCACCTTCGATGCGACTGGATGACGAAATCGTATTGTCCATGGATTCCAAGTCTAACGATATGTCCGAATTTAAACCTTGAGTGGGGGCGTTATTAGTACTTGATGTGGGGATAATTTTGAAGTCAATCATACCTGAGTCATCATCATGTCCGATTTTCAAAGAGTCTACAAGCGATTTCAGCTGTATGTAGACAGAGCGCGCCTCAATACAAATTTGACTGGGCTTGCCATCTGAGAAACTGGAGTCATCTTCATCGCACTCCATTTCGAATTGCAAAGATTTCTTGCCATGTGCACTAGAATTGGCATCCTGTAACCATAGAGGCGGTGTCATAATGGTTTAAATTAAATGTGAGGTAATCGAACTTACCGCTCCCAAACGCTCGCTGAGCACATTATTTTCACGCTGAGATCTCTCGAGTGCTTGCAGTGTtgtctataaataaaaatatttatcgatatgtttatattttgtgcTAATATTGATTTGTGCATTTGGCGAAATTGCGcagaatttaatttgttatcttcaattgtattttttaacgtATTTTAAACCTGATTTATTTCATGTACTTTTAGAGGCGCACGCTTGACGCTGTTTTAAAAGGCAAAATACTGATAACAGTCATTAGTTCTTTcctgttttatacaaaaattaattgaatataaattgataaaaattatttgcgatTCTAACAATTATGAAATtcatgataattgatttggaagtAAACCTAATTCGTAAATCttagaaattttaatcaaaataggATAatgaattaaaagtaaaatattaataattttaaacagtTACACCATTACTTAAACAGTTATAAAAATTTCTCCAGTTATATGTACCTCTAATTTTGTTTCCTGCTCTCTGGCGTGTCTCTCTAGCATATGTATTCTATCAGAAGATTCTTCTAATGCGGATGTTAGCGATTCCTTTTCCTCTTGTGCGTGCTGTAAACGTTTCTCAAGATCATGGCGTTTTTCTGTAGTGAGGTTTAACTCGGTTTTTATGGACTCCAGACTGTGCACGTGTTCCTGAAAATTTAGTGGAAATTAGTAATGAGTATTGATGTGAgagatttatgtatattagtGTTGTCGAATAAGGGTTATGACAGTTTCGTACCGTTACCTTTATTATAACATGGTACCTATCGCAACCTATCTATATTATTCTTTGACGGAAGTCTCCAAAATCGTTCTCATAATAACTATATTGTCCCCAAAAACTCTCTCTTAAGATGCTAATTATAACTCATAATAACATAAGAAATACAGATATTAGTTGACGAACGaacgaatcttcttcttcttcttgactggcgtagacaccgcttacgcggttatagccgcgtCCAAAACAACGCGCCAcctatccctccttctggcagtttggcgccaattggttataccaagcgaagccaggtccctctccacctggtcattccatcggagtggaggtctgaCTCGACGTCCTCCagctggtactgcatcgaatactttcagagctggagcactttcgtccattcgaacaacatgacctagccagcgtagccgctgtcttcttattcgctggactatgtctatgtcgtcgaataacacatacagcccatcgttccatcgtctgcggtattcgccgttgccaatgtttaagggaccataaatcttccgcaaaacctttctctcgaaaactcctagtgccgtctcgtcggatgttgacatcgtccacgcttctgcaccgtaaagtaggacgggaaagatgagagacttgtagagtttggtttttgttcgtcgagagaggactttacttttcaattgcctacttagtccatagtagcacctgttggcaagagtgattctgcgttggatttccaggctgacattgttattgctgttaatgctggttcccaggtagacgaaattatctacaacttcaaagttatgactgtcaacagtgacgtgggagccaagacgcgaatgcgctgactgtttgtttgacgacaggagatatttcgtcttgtcctcgttcaccaccagacccatacgtttcgcttccttatccagtctggagaaagcagaactaaaggcgcgggtgttgtttccaatgatatcgatatcatcggcgtacgccagtagctgtacactcttatagaagattgtaccttctctatttagctctgcagctcgtattattttctccagcatcaggttaaagaactcacacgagagtgagtcttcttgtctgaaacctcgtctggtatcgaacggctcggagaggtccttcccgatcctgacggagcttttggtgttgctcaacgtcagcttacacagtcgtattagttttgcggggataccaaatttagacatcgcggcaaaaaggcagctccttttcgtgctgtcgaaagcagctttaaagtcgacaaagagatggcgtgtgtcgatcctattttcacgggtcttcttcaaaatttggcgcatggtgaatatctggtctgttgttgattttccaggtttaaagccatactgataaggtccaaccagtttgttgacggtgggctttagtctttcacacaatacgctggacagaaccttatacgcgatgacGAACGAATCATTGAAACATAATGTTAGAAGTCGAAAAGTAATGCTTCCTTTAGACATTTTGAAGCACCTCAAGCACCTtcacttcaatttatttttgaaagttctATGTATCTACTATACCTTGTTTGCCTGAATCAAGCGTGTATGAGGGGATTGTTAATAAGAGGTTTAATGAATTTCATTATGGGTTTACAGATAGATTCACATTGACTTAACTCTTAATTTGAATATACTTGGAACTTTCGATAAAGGCAACTGAGGGAGAACAATGTTATAAGTCAAATAACATGGtaccttttataaaaaatatgaggaCATGCAtaaattggtttttaataatatataaacatcATGAGATCTGTTTGAGGATCAGTTTTAGATAGTAATATCTACACTGTAGAATTAAAGGTCTTAAGAGGTAGTTGAACATGAGCCAAATACTAAACAAGGCATAGACAGAGCTTAAAACAGCTGGCAGCGGGTCATGATTGCATGTGAGTGTGATAAGAAGGGGATGCTGCATGCTTTTATTCCAAATCTCCTTTAAGAGATAtatgtttttcttgtttcttgTATAAAAAAGGAGcatatatgcgtatgtataGATACCATTTTTGTGGAGTGATCGTCAAATTTTTAACCTTTCTTTCTTCATAAACCTTTGCTCTTCATCTTTCTCCGCACACATATCAAATTACTCGGCAACGACTTACCTGCAAGCTGGTGTTCCTGTAATTGTACTGATCTTTAAGTTCCTGTATCTGCGAGATTAATTTCAGTTCGGTGGCGTGCGCTTCCTGTATTTGCTCATTGAGGCGCGTGTTCTGATGTGTCAACTCATCGATTAGTATAGTCTTCTCCTTCTCCGCTTGGCGTATAGCATTCTCCTGTGCCTGTAATTTATCTTTGAGTTCGTTGAGATCAGATTGCAGTTCGAGTACACGTTGATCGCTCTCCTCCTCGGCAATGGCGAGCTTTTGACGCAAAACATGTTTTTCTTGTTCCAATttctgaaaatatgaaaaaaaaacaaaaaaaaaattatataagagaTGCTGTGTGTTTTGtactttcaaattcaaattgttgAGCATGCAAATCAGTTAATAAATGAGTCATTGACAAGTGTGTCACTTTGCTGTCAATTGAACATAGTGAGGCAATGCCCCAAACGATTGGTGACTGTGCGAGATGTGTCATGAGATTTTTGTGTTTATATCATCACACTTGAGTTGCCTTAAGCGCGGAGCTTGCAGCTGGAAGACACTCCTAttacatttaatatataaattatacccGCATAGACaattatgttaatatttataagtttgttagtaattaaaaaatattttccagtaTTTCGAACTTCGCTTAAAACATACGGCCATGTCCCCGCCACCTCATTGCGTGGCGTGTACTACAAAGCCTCTGAGTAATTCGAgtaatttgagtaaaagttCAGCACACCAAACAATAGAGCTAACTATATTTAGTGCTAAAAGaaaaacatatgtgtgtacatacatatgtatattttccatttaataacTTGCACTTGTTCATCTGCCGCACAAGGTTACCAACGCCATCAGCAGCACCCAGATAAttataaataacttgaaaagcAACCGCGACTTTTTTATACAATCGTTCATGACTTCATATgagaatatttgcatttataatta containing:
- the LOC105214590 gene encoding bicaudal D-related protein homolog, which translates into the protein MHKPWLNRRSLYAERDRDDPTMHNYHHNGLHSATALKHKQQSTLMSSSSPSSSMSLSSSLSSSSSSPSSTTNILHNSSIGSINLEDYITAMEARTKALDRQQSEVDVWAQLQQKESDILLAAELGKALLEKNEELVKQHEKLIEDYSMKIEKLEQEKHVLRQKLAIAEEESDQRVLELQSDLNELKDKLQAQENAIRQAEKEKTILIDELTHQNTRLNEQIQEAHATELKLISQIQELKDQYNYRNTSLQEHVHSLESIKTELNLTTEKRHDLEKRLQHAQEEKESLTSALEESSDRIHMLERHAREQETKLETTLQALERSQRENNVLSERLGADANSSAHGKKSLQFEMECDEDDSSFSDGKPSQICIEARSVYIQLKSLVDSLKIGHDDDSGLNSDISLDLESMDNTISSSSRIEGGSHTEAIEFRPGMLSAMSDELTRLLLNLDAGNFRKMLDQTRNLVLEQEDEIKRSHQLIQELESKLTVTDVELTNVKEERDQARGDLIDNSDRDEMLAKAQKERDAANERRTKAEIDLAKTRVDLMQANSQLLESIQQKVELSQQLEQWQMDMQELLQEQMRSKLINNRKVATPIAASTNTSAASALAKRMSNYKFWSLFQR